A DNA window from Massilia putida contains the following coding sequences:
- a CDS encoding potassium transporter Kup, which translates to MVTLTALGIVYGDIGTSPLYTMKTIFSREFGLALDTPNLLGAVSLILWGLVLVVSLKYVTLILRADNEGEGGIMALMALASASVKPGSRFYYGLLLVGLLGAALFYGDSVITPAISVLSAIEGVEVATPALKPYVVPLTIVVLLILYGVQNKGTGSIGKWFGPVMLVWFLALATMGVINIAKTPTVLAAINPYHALNFMVRNRMLAFIALGAVVLAFTGAEALYADMGHFGKRPIRIAWFSVVAPSLALNYLGQGALLMSHPDAIANPFFQQLGPWSVYPLVILSTVATVIASQATISGTFSMTHEAISLGALPRMQVEHTSEQEIGQIYIPLVNWLQMIAVMLAVVGFGSSDALGAAYGIAVTGTMLITTILTFFVIRFRWKYNLAVSLGATIFFLVIDATLFAANTLKFMQGGWFPLVVGMVLLIVMLTWETGSQRIAHNLEQDALQLAPFLESLFIEPPPRVAGTAVYFRRLGEGVPHAMLHNLVHNKILHERIVFVTVHTTNVPFVSDAERARVEPLGHDCFQVNLYYGFKDVRDIPYALASCHAQGLTFELMETSFFISRQTVIPASAGDGLPHWLEALYAVLYRNARGAADYYRVPANRIIELGAQISI; encoded by the coding sequence ATGGTCACGCTGACTGCGCTGGGCATCGTCTACGGCGACATCGGCACGAGCCCGCTGTACACGATGAAAACGATCTTTTCCAGGGAATTCGGACTGGCGCTGGACACCCCGAATCTGCTGGGTGCCGTCTCCCTGATCCTGTGGGGCCTCGTTCTGGTCGTCTCGCTCAAGTATGTCACCTTGATCCTGCGTGCCGACAACGAGGGAGAAGGCGGCATCATGGCCTTGATGGCCCTTGCCAGCGCCTCGGTAAAGCCCGGCTCGCGATTCTATTACGGTCTGCTGCTGGTTGGCCTCCTCGGCGCCGCTCTGTTTTATGGCGACAGCGTGATCACGCCGGCAATCTCGGTGCTCTCGGCCATCGAAGGTGTGGAAGTGGCTACCCCGGCACTTAAACCCTATGTGGTACCGCTGACGATCGTGGTCCTGCTGATCTTGTACGGTGTTCAAAATAAGGGCACCGGAAGCATCGGCAAATGGTTCGGTCCGGTCATGCTGGTGTGGTTCCTTGCGCTCGCGACAATGGGTGTCATCAACATTGCGAAAACGCCCACCGTATTGGCCGCGATCAATCCCTATCACGCACTCAACTTCATGGTCCGCAACAGGATGCTCGCCTTCATTGCGCTCGGCGCGGTCGTACTCGCCTTCACGGGCGCCGAGGCGTTGTACGCCGACATGGGCCACTTTGGCAAGCGCCCCATCCGTATCGCGTGGTTTTCCGTGGTCGCGCCATCGCTGGCGCTGAATTACCTGGGCCAGGGGGCTCTGCTGATGAGCCATCCGGACGCGATTGCCAACCCGTTCTTTCAGCAGCTCGGCCCCTGGAGCGTGTATCCGCTGGTGATTCTGTCCACCGTTGCCACCGTCATCGCCTCGCAGGCCACGATCTCCGGCACTTTCTCGATGACCCACGAAGCAATTTCGCTCGGTGCCCTGCCGCGTATGCAGGTCGAGCATACCTCGGAGCAAGAGATCGGGCAGATCTACATCCCGCTGGTGAACTGGCTGCAGATGATTGCGGTCATGCTGGCCGTGGTCGGCTTCGGGTCTTCCGACGCGTTGGGCGCCGCCTACGGCATCGCGGTCACCGGCACTATGCTGATCACGACCATCCTCACCTTTTTCGTGATTCGCTTCCGCTGGAAATACAACCTGGCTGTGAGTCTGGGGGCGACCATCTTTTTCTTGGTCATCGACGCCACGCTATTTGCCGCCAACACGCTGAAATTTATGCAGGGAGGCTGGTTCCCGCTGGTGGTGGGGATGGTACTTCTTATCGTGATGTTGACGTGGGAAACAGGCAGCCAGCGGATCGCTCACAATCTCGAGCAGGATGCGCTGCAACTCGCTCCTTTCCTGGAGTCGCTGTTCATCGAACCGCCGCCGCGAGTCGCCGGCACCGCGGTCTACTTTCGCCGGCTCGGCGAAGGCGTGCCACACGCCATGTTGCACAATCTCGTCCACAACAAGATATTGCACGAACGTATCGTGTTCGTGACCGTGCACACCACGAACGTGCCGTTCGTGAGCGACGCCGAACGCGCGCGGGTCGAGCCACTCGGACACGACTGCTTTCAGGTCAACCTGTACTATGGCTTCAAGGATGTACGCGACATACCATATGCGCTTGCCTCATGCCACGCCCAGGGCCTGACCTTCGAGCTGATGGAAACCTCGTTTTTTATCTCGCGACAGACCGTGATTCCTGCGTCGGCAGGAGATGGTTTGCCACACTGGCTCGAGGCCTTGTATGCCGTACTCTATCGTAACGCGCGCGGCGCCGCGGATTATTACCGGGTGCCAGCCAACCGCATCATCGAACTCGGTGCCCAGATTTCGATCTGA